In Acidovorax sp. GBBC 1281, a single window of DNA contains:
- the dksA gene encoding RNA polymerase-binding protein DksA encodes MKAEPSKPEADAKAPSSGTVRAAAKAPAKSKAAVPVPASAGPSSEPARSPRPSSRLAQLTVPSMAPAVASTAAKASYTHTMPTTLQPQNSVAAAKKDPKLAGNWKTKSAEELSDAEVLAMPDSEYMNEKQLAFFRHKLVQLKQDMHNNAGETTEHLREDTVVVPDPADRATIEEEHALELRTRDRERKLLKKIEQSIGRIDAGDYGYCDETGEPIGVGRLLARPTATLSLEAQQRRELKQKMFGD; translated from the coding sequence GTGAAAGCCGAACCCAGCAAACCCGAGGCGGATGCCAAGGCACCCTCCAGCGGCACCGTCCGCGCGGCCGCCAAGGCGCCCGCCAAGTCCAAAGCCGCCGTGCCGGTGCCTGCCTCCGCGGGGCCTTCGAGCGAACCCGCGCGCAGTCCCCGGCCTTCTTCCCGTTTGGCCCAATTGACCGTACCATCCATGGCACCCGCGGTGGCCTCCACCGCCGCCAAAGCCAGCTATACACACACCATGCCTACGACCCTGCAACCGCAAAATTCCGTCGCGGCCGCCAAGAAAGATCCCAAGCTGGCCGGCAACTGGAAAACCAAGTCCGCCGAAGAGCTGAGCGACGCCGAAGTGCTCGCCATGCCCGACAGCGAGTACATGAACGAAAAGCAGCTGGCGTTCTTCCGCCACAAGCTGGTGCAGCTCAAGCAGGACATGCACAACAACGCCGGTGAAACCACCGAGCACCTGCGCGAAGACACCGTGGTCGTGCCCGACCCCGCCGACCGCGCCACCATCGAAGAAGAGCACGCCCTCGAACTGCGCACGCGCGACCGCGAACGCAAGCTGCTCAAGAAGATTGAGCAATCCATCGGCCGCATCGATGCGGGCGACTACGGCTACTGCGACGAGACGGGCGAGCCCATCGGCGTCGGCCGGCTGCTGGCGCGCCCCACGGCCACGCTGTCGCTGGAAGCGCAGCAGCGCCGCGAACTCAAGCAAAAGATGTTCGGGGACTGA
- a CDS encoding STAS domain-containing protein — protein sequence MSKEESSPGLLSKMVRFVRNPTVNWTDLDSIDADRESQYSKQMLKEMIERKRRNDFVRRREFDQLRKLRKREALQGQRTEDPTARPSFFQSSMASPDDRAVTLKKIDEIEAQMSQQWWKSKNTPTPSELGDSAATATDSTIAAAHDRAFAPTAPASLPGVLSAPTAVQPLFSGESLLPSGAPEGAGAAPSPSQAVPAAAAAYAPPPAPEVAPAEPEEFVHEPDLEEAAIRFANGDHAGAESGLLEVLAQHEQDDPQQQLEIWMTLFDLYRAIGEHERFDALAIDYAARFSRSAPLWFSMPELLGLQAQPAPAVTGFAQREFSWNSPTTLAAQSVVALQASLARAAPPWTLTWSRLAAIDEAAVPLLANLFTQWAEQEVQLTFFGVEALNTVLEARTQSGDRDTSPEWWRLRMAALRLMGRPDEFELVALDYCVTYEVSPPSWISPRCSYSSDDSGAPVPEDAKSSDLHASGYGDPSSMPAGLESAEPSASLSGHIEGDAVPLLAPFEEQVKPGAPLIIACDRLVRVDFAAAGSVLNWAAEQQAHGHAVHFVNLQRLVAVFFNVIGVNEHAWVVPRKN from the coding sequence ATGAGCAAGGAAGAGTCTTCCCCCGGCCTGTTGTCCAAGATGGTTCGGTTCGTCCGCAACCCCACGGTCAATTGGACCGATCTCGATTCCATCGATGCCGACCGCGAAAGCCAGTACAGCAAGCAGATGCTCAAGGAGATGATCGAGCGCAAGCGCCGCAACGATTTCGTGCGGCGCCGGGAGTTCGACCAGTTGCGCAAGCTGCGCAAGCGCGAGGCCCTGCAGGGCCAGCGCACCGAAGACCCGACCGCGCGGCCTTCGTTCTTCCAGAGCAGCATGGCGTCGCCCGACGACCGGGCCGTCACGCTCAAGAAGATCGACGAGATCGAAGCGCAGATGTCCCAGCAGTGGTGGAAGAGCAAGAACACCCCCACGCCCAGCGAACTGGGTGACTCCGCCGCCACCGCCACCGATTCCACCATCGCCGCGGCCCACGACCGGGCCTTCGCCCCCACGGCGCCCGCCAGCCTGCCTGGCGTGCTGTCGGCGCCGACCGCCGTGCAGCCGCTGTTTTCGGGCGAGAGCCTGCTGCCCTCTGGCGCGCCCGAGGGGGCCGGCGCAGCGCCATCGCCTTCGCAGGCGGTGCCGGCAGCCGCTGCTGCATACGCCCCGCCACCGGCCCCCGAGGTGGCCCCCGCAGAACCGGAGGAATTCGTGCACGAACCCGACCTCGAGGAAGCCGCCATCCGCTTTGCCAATGGCGACCATGCCGGCGCGGAGTCCGGCCTGCTCGAAGTGCTGGCCCAGCACGAGCAGGACGATCCCCAGCAGCAGCTGGAGATCTGGATGACGCTGTTCGACCTGTACCGCGCCATCGGGGAGCACGAGCGCTTCGATGCGCTGGCGATCGACTACGCGGCCCGGTTCAGCCGCTCGGCGCCGCTGTGGTTTTCCATGCCCGAGCTGCTGGGCCTGCAGGCGCAGCCCGCGCCGGCCGTCACGGGCTTCGCGCAGCGCGAATTCAGCTGGAACTCGCCGACCACGCTGGCCGCGCAATCGGTGGTGGCGCTGCAGGCGTCGCTCGCCCGCGCCGCCCCGCCCTGGACGCTGACCTGGTCGCGCCTGGCCGCCATCGACGAGGCGGCCGTGCCGCTGCTGGCCAACCTGTTCACGCAGTGGGCGGAGCAGGAGGTGCAGTTGACGTTCTTCGGCGTGGAGGCGCTCAACACGGTGTTGGAAGCCCGCACCCAGTCCGGCGACCGGGATACGTCCCCCGAGTGGTGGCGCCTGCGCATGGCGGCGCTGCGCCTCATGGGCCGACCCGACGAGTTCGAACTCGTGGCACTCGACTACTGCGTGACCTACGAGGTCTCGCCGCCATCGTGGATCTCGCCGCGGTGCAGTTATTCCAGCGACGACAGCGGGGCCCCGGTGCCCGAAGATGCCAAGTCCTCCGATTTGCATGCCTCGGGCTACGGCGATCCCTCGTCCATGCCGGCGGGCCTGGAGAGCGCCGAGCCTTCGGCCTCGCTGTCCGGCCATATCGAGGGCGACGCGGTGCCGCTGCTGGCGCCGTTCGAGGAGCAGGTGAAGCCCGGCGCGCCGCTGATCATCGCGTGCGACCGCCTGGTGCGCGTGGACTTCGCGGCGGCCGGCTCGGTGCTCAACTGGGCGGCCGAGCAGCAGGCCCACGGCCATGCGGTCCACTTCGTCAACCTGCAGCGGCTGGTGGCGGTGTTCTTCAACGTGATCGGCGTGAACGAACACGCCTGGGTCGTTCCGCGCAAGAACTGA
- the hslV gene encoding ATP-dependent protease subunit HslV, whose translation MEQFHGTTILSVRRQTADGIQVAIGGDGQVTLGNIVVKGTARKVRKLYHGKVLAGFAGATADAFTLFERFEAKLEKHQGHLTRAAIELTKDWRTDRVLRRLEAMLAVADTSASLIITGNGDVLEPEQGIVAIGSGGAYAHSAAKALLNHTELSAQEVVKKSLEIAGELCIYTNMNHTIETL comes from the coding sequence ATGGAACAGTTTCACGGCACCACCATCCTCAGCGTCCGCCGCCAGACGGCGGACGGCATCCAGGTCGCCATCGGCGGCGACGGCCAGGTCACCCTGGGCAACATCGTGGTCAAGGGCACCGCGCGCAAGGTGCGCAAGCTCTACCACGGCAAGGTCCTGGCGGGCTTCGCCGGGGCCACGGCCGATGCGTTCACGCTCTTCGAACGGTTCGAGGCCAAGCTGGAAAAGCACCAGGGCCACCTGACGCGCGCGGCCATCGAACTCACCAAGGACTGGCGCACCGACCGCGTGCTGCGCCGCCTGGAGGCCATGCTGGCCGTGGCCGACACCAGCGCCTCGCTCATCATCACCGGCAACGGCGACGTGCTGGAGCCCGAGCAGGGCATCGTGGCCATCGGATCGGGCGGCGCCTATGCGCACTCGGCGGCCAAGGCGCTGCTGAACCACACCGAGCTCAGCGCGCAGGAAGTGGTCAAGAAGTCGTTGGAGATCGCCGGCGAACTGTGCATCTACACCAACATGAACCACACCATCGAGACGCTCTGA
- the hslU gene encoding ATP-dependent protease ATPase subunit HslU, producing the protein MSSMTPQEIVSELDHHIVGQASAKRAVAIALRNRWRRQQVEGSLRHEITPKNILMIGPTGVGKTEIARRLARLADAPFIKVEATKFTEVGYVGKDVDSIVRDLVEMAVKQARENDMKKGRARAEDAAEDRILDVLVPPARNTAQDAAAPADNTARQVFRKKLREGQLDDKEIEIDVADARPQLEIMGPQGMEEMAEQLRGMFSQMGQEKRRTRKLKIAEALKLLTDEEAAKLVNEDEVKTRAVQNAEQNGIVFIDEIDKVATRQESSGSDISRQGVQRDLLPLVEGTTVSTKYGMVKTDHILFIASGAFHLSKPSDLIPELQGRFPIRVELESLSVQDFEAILTQTHASLVKQYQALLATEGVTLEFAPEGITRLAHIAFEVNERTENIGARRLSTVMERLLDEVSFDAARLSGQTVVVDAAYVNARLESLSQDEDLSRYIL; encoded by the coding sequence ATGTCGTCCATGACCCCCCAGGAAATCGTCTCCGAACTCGACCACCACATCGTCGGCCAGGCCAGCGCCAAGCGCGCCGTCGCCATCGCGCTGCGCAACCGCTGGCGCCGCCAGCAGGTGGAAGGCAGCCTGCGCCACGAGATCACCCCCAAGAACATCCTCATGATCGGCCCCACCGGCGTGGGCAAGACCGAGATCGCGCGCCGCCTGGCCCGGCTGGCCGATGCGCCCTTCATCAAGGTCGAGGCCACCAAGTTCACCGAGGTGGGCTACGTGGGCAAGGACGTGGACTCCATCGTCCGCGACCTGGTCGAGATGGCCGTCAAGCAGGCGCGCGAGAACGACATGAAGAAGGGCCGGGCCCGCGCCGAAGACGCGGCCGAGGACCGCATCCTCGACGTGCTGGTGCCGCCTGCGCGGAACACCGCGCAGGATGCGGCCGCGCCCGCCGACAACACCGCCCGCCAGGTCTTTCGCAAGAAGCTGCGCGAGGGCCAGCTGGACGACAAGGAAATCGAGATCGACGTGGCCGACGCCCGCCCGCAACTGGAGATCATGGGCCCGCAGGGCATGGAAGAGATGGCCGAGCAGCTGCGCGGCATGTTCAGCCAGATGGGCCAGGAAAAGCGCCGCACGCGCAAGCTCAAGATCGCCGAGGCGCTCAAGCTGCTCACCGACGAGGAGGCCGCCAAGCTCGTGAACGAGGACGAGGTGAAGACCCGCGCCGTGCAGAACGCCGAGCAGAACGGCATCGTCTTCATCGACGAGATCGACAAGGTGGCCACCCGGCAGGAATCGAGCGGCTCGGACATTTCGCGCCAGGGCGTGCAGCGCGACCTGCTGCCGCTGGTGGAGGGCACCACCGTGTCCACCAAGTACGGCATGGTCAAGACGGACCACATCCTGTTCATCGCCTCAGGCGCGTTCCACCTGAGCAAGCCGAGCGACCTGATCCCCGAGCTGCAGGGGCGTTTTCCGATCCGCGTCGAACTCGAATCGCTGTCCGTGCAGGATTTCGAAGCCATCCTCACGCAGACGCATGCCTCGCTGGTCAAGCAGTACCAGGCCCTGCTGGCCACCGAAGGCGTTACGCTCGAATTCGCGCCCGAGGGCATCACGCGCCTGGCGCACATCGCCTTCGAGGTGAACGAGCGCACCGAGAACATCGGCGCGCGCCGGCTGTCCACGGTGATGGAGCGGCTGCTCGACGAAGTGAGCTTCGATGCCGCCCGTTTGTCCGGCCAGACGGTGGTGGTGGATGCCGCGTACGTGAACGCGCGGCTCGAGTCCTTGAGCCAGGACGAGGATTTGTCGCGCTATATCTTGTAA
- the mraZ gene encoding division/cell wall cluster transcriptional repressor MraZ has translation MFQGASSLSLDAKGRLSVPTRHRDVLAATANSQLTITKHPHGCLMVFPRPEWEKFRERIAELPMSAQWWKRIFLGNAMDVDMDGTGRVLVSPELRQAAGITKDTMLLGMGNHFELWDKATYEAQEAVAMQAEMPAAFQDFSF, from the coding sequence GTGTTTCAAGGGGCGTCATCGCTGAGTCTGGATGCGAAGGGAAGGCTTTCCGTGCCTACCCGGCATCGTGACGTCCTCGCGGCGACCGCCAACAGCCAGCTCACCATCACCAAGCATCCGCACGGCTGCCTCATGGTGTTCCCCCGCCCCGAATGGGAAAAATTCCGCGAGCGCATTGCCGAGTTGCCCATGTCCGCCCAGTGGTGGAAGCGCATCTTCCTGGGCAACGCGATGGACGTGGACATGGACGGCACCGGCCGCGTGCTGGTCTCGCCCGAACTGCGGCAGGCCGCCGGCATCACCAAGGACACGATGCTGCTCGGCATGGGCAACCACTTCGAGCTGTGGGACAAGGCCACCTACGAGGCGCAGGAGGCTGTTGCCATGCAGGCCGAGATGCCGGCCGCTTTCCAGGACTTTTCTTTCTGA
- the rsmH gene encoding 16S rRNA (cytosine(1402)-N(4))-methyltransferase RsmH: protein MNAPLQHTTVLLGEAVDALLGAAGPAPAGVWIDATFGRGGHSRKILDRLGPGGGLVAFDKDPEAIAEAARITDARFSIRHEGFRHLAELPERSAAGILMDLGVSSPQIDSPDRGFSFRFDGPLDMRMDTTRGESVADWLATAEVGQIAEVIRDYGEERFAGPIAKAIVARREERGPLATTAELAQLVAGSVKTREAGQNPATRTFQALRIFINAELEELQQALEASLRVLAPGGRLVVISFHSLEDRIVKQFIAQHSKEVFDRRAPFAQPQPMRLKALDRIKPTAAEIEANPRSRSAVMRVAERTEVPA, encoded by the coding sequence GTGAACGCACCGCTGCAACACACCACGGTCTTGCTGGGCGAGGCGGTCGACGCCTTGCTGGGCGCCGCCGGCCCCGCGCCCGCCGGCGTGTGGATCGACGCCACCTTCGGCCGTGGCGGGCACTCCCGCAAGATACTGGACCGGCTGGGGCCGGGCGGGGGCCTCGTGGCGTTCGACAAGGACCCCGAGGCCATCGCAGAAGCAGCGCGCATCACCGATGCGCGCTTTTCCATTCGGCACGAAGGATTCCGCCATCTGGCCGAACTGCCCGAGCGCAGCGCCGCGGGCATCCTCATGGACCTGGGCGTGAGTTCGCCCCAGATCGACAGCCCCGACCGGGGCTTCAGCTTTCGTTTCGACGGCCCGCTGGACATGCGCATGGACACCACGCGCGGCGAGAGCGTGGCCGATTGGTTGGCCACGGCCGAGGTCGGGCAGATTGCGGAGGTGATACGTGACTACGGCGAAGAACGGTTTGCTGGCCCCATTGCAAAGGCGATTGTTGCTCGTCGCGAGGAGCGGGGCCCTCTTGCCACCACCGCTGAACTGGCCCAACTCGTGGCTGGCTCGGTCAAGACCCGCGAAGCAGGCCAGAACCCTGCAACGCGCACATTTCAGGCTCTTCGGATTTTCATCAACGCCGAGCTTGAAGAGTTGCAACAGGCGCTAGAGGCCAGCCTGCGGGTGCTCGCACCCGGTGGCCGGCTGGTGGTGATCAGCTTCCATTCGCTGGAAGACCGCATCGTCAAGCAGTTCATCGCCCAGCATTCCAAGGAGGTCTTCGACCGCCGCGCACCATTTGCGCAGCCGCAGCCCATGCGGCTCAAGGCGCTGGACCGCATCAAGCCCACCGCGGCCGAGATCGAGGCCAACCCCCGCTCCCGCAGCGCGGTGATGCGCGTGGCCGAGCGCACGGAGGTGCCGGCATGA
- the ftsL gene encoding cell division protein FtsL, translating into MTRLSLVLLLGVMVSALYLVHMQYESRRLFTELDRAVANSRRLETEHQRLQVEKRAQATPLRVEKLARDRLQMRTATPAITQYVADDGTPVVTAATAAPVPATPGGAGSVRR; encoded by the coding sequence ATGACGCGCCTGAGCTTGGTGCTGCTGCTGGGGGTGATGGTGAGCGCGCTGTACCTCGTGCACATGCAGTACGAGTCGCGGCGCCTGTTCACCGAACTGGACCGCGCGGTGGCCAATTCGCGCCGCCTGGAGACCGAACACCAGCGCCTGCAGGTCGAAAAGCGCGCCCAGGCGACGCCGCTGCGGGTGGAAAAGCTCGCCCGCGACCGCCTGCAGATGCGCACGGCCACGCCGGCCATCACGCAGTACGTCGCCGACGACGGCACGCCCGTGGTCACGGCCGCCACGGCGGCTCCGGTGCCGGCCACGCCGGGTGGCGCGGGGAGCGTGCGCCGATGA
- a CDS encoding peptidoglycan D,D-transpeptidase FtsI family protein, translating to MSRSVNYTSSPLLASKTPVWRSKFIVAMVALGFVGLGARAAYVQVFGNAFFQRQGEVRFARTLELPANRGRILDRNGLILASSVPAASIWAIPEDVEQDKPEVREKLQQLAKLLEMPLPALKTKLADEDKTFVWIKRQLDWEVGQQIAALDIKGIYQRKEYKRQYPEGESAAHVVGFTNVEDHGQEGMELAFDQQLAGKAGSRRVIKDRLGRVVEGVGAEVPPVDGQDMQLSIDSKVQFFAYQKLRDQVALHKAKAGSVVVIDAHTGELLALANYPSYVPDKRQNLTGEQLRNRALTDVFEPGSTMKPFTIGLALETGRVRPETIVDTNPGRVTITGSTISDTHNYGVLTVEGVIQKSSNVGTTKIAMQMPAREMWETFSAAGFGQKPQIHFPGVVSGRLRPYKTWRPVEQATMSYGYGLSASLLQMARSYTVFANGGQIIPATMLKSSTPAVGVPVFSERTADQVRKMLQMAAGPGGTGQQAQTVGYSVGGKSGTARKQVGKSYASGKYRAWFTGMAPIDKPRIIVAVMIDEPSNGVFYGGAVAAPVFSAVVQQTLRMMGVQPDMAVKPQIVANTVEESL from the coding sequence ATGAGCCGCAGCGTCAACTACACCTCCAGCCCGCTGCTGGCCAGCAAGACGCCGGTCTGGCGCAGCAAGTTCATCGTAGCCATGGTGGCGCTGGGCTTCGTGGGCCTGGGCGCCCGCGCGGCCTACGTGCAGGTGTTCGGCAATGCGTTCTTCCAGCGGCAGGGCGAGGTGCGATTCGCCCGCACGCTGGAGCTGCCCGCCAACCGGGGCCGCATCCTGGACCGCAACGGGCTGATCCTGGCCTCCAGCGTGCCGGCGGCCAGCATCTGGGCCATTCCGGAAGACGTGGAGCAGGACAAGCCCGAGGTGCGCGAAAAGCTCCAGCAACTGGCCAAGCTGCTGGAGATGCCGCTGCCCGCGCTCAAGACCAAGCTCGCGGACGAGGACAAGACCTTCGTCTGGATCAAGCGCCAGCTCGACTGGGAGGTCGGCCAGCAGATCGCCGCCCTCGACATCAAGGGCATCTACCAGCGTAAGGAATACAAGCGCCAGTACCCCGAAGGCGAATCGGCCGCGCACGTGGTGGGTTTCACCAACGTGGAAGACCATGGCCAGGAGGGCATGGAGCTGGCCTTCGACCAGCAGCTGGCCGGCAAGGCCGGCTCGCGCCGCGTCATCAAGGACCGCCTGGGCCGCGTGGTGGAGGGTGTGGGCGCCGAGGTACCGCCGGTGGACGGGCAGGACATGCAGCTGTCTATCGACAGCAAGGTGCAGTTCTTCGCCTACCAGAAGCTGCGCGACCAGGTGGCGCTGCACAAGGCCAAGGCCGGCAGCGTGGTGGTGATCGACGCGCACACGGGCGAGCTGCTGGCGCTGGCCAACTACCCGAGCTACGTGCCCGACAAGCGCCAGAACCTCACCGGCGAGCAGCTGCGCAACCGCGCGCTCACCGACGTGTTCGAGCCCGGCTCCACCATGAAGCCGTTCACCATCGGCCTGGCGCTGGAGACCGGCCGCGTGCGCCCGGAAACCATCGTGGACACCAACCCCGGCCGCGTCACCATCACGGGCTCGACCATCTCCGACACGCACAACTACGGCGTGCTCACGGTCGAGGGCGTGATCCAGAAATCCAGCAACGTGGGCACCACCAAGATCGCCATGCAGATGCCGGCGCGCGAGATGTGGGAGACCTTCTCGGCGGCCGGTTTCGGGCAGAAGCCGCAGATCCACTTCCCCGGCGTGGTGAGCGGCCGCCTGCGGCCCTACAAGACCTGGCGCCCGGTGGAGCAGGCCACCATGTCCTACGGCTACGGCCTGTCGGCCAGCCTGCTGCAGATGGCGCGCTCGTACACGGTGTTCGCCAACGGCGGCCAGATCATTCCCGCCACCATGCTCAAGTCGAGCACGCCGGCGGTCGGCGTGCCCGTGTTCTCCGAGCGCACGGCCGACCAGGTGCGCAAGATGCTGCAGATGGCCGCGGGCCCCGGCGGCACGGGCCAGCAGGCGCAGACCGTGGGCTACTCGGTGGGCGGAAAATCCGGCACCGCGCGAAAGCAGGTGGGCAAGAGCTATGCCTCGGGCAAGTACCGGGCGTGGTTCACCGGCATGGCGCCGATCGACAAGCCGCGCATCATCGTCGCGGTGATGATCGACGAGCCCAGCAACGGCGTGTTCTACGGCGGCGCGGTGGCCGCGCCGGTGTTCAGCGCCGTGGTGCAGCAGACCCTTCGCATGATGGGCGTGCAGCCCGACATGGCCGTCAAGCCCCAGATCGTGGCCAACACCGTGGAGGAATCGCTATGA
- a CDS encoding UDP-N-acetylmuramoyl-L-alanyl-D-glutamate--2,6-diaminopimelate ligase yields MTTTPLLTSVHDAVQWLAARVTGTLQTDSRLIQPGDGFIAWPGAATDGRAHVGDALARGAMACLVEHEGIEAFHFADAPVAALRGLKAITGTLAAEWFGHPTQSIDVLAVTGTNGKTSVSWWLADALNLLARNELAAPGGCALIGTLGAGVPPALESTGLTTPDPVRLQRAFAHFTKEGHVACAIEASSIGLAEHRLTGTRVRAALFTNFTQDHLDYHPSMAAYWQAKSTLFDWPGLQIAVVNIDDRRGAELHETLSQQPLDLWSVSLQGPARLQARDIAWGDGGLSFTVAEGAQSHVLQTRLIGHYNVGNLLLVMATLRALGVPLEHALYACAQLSPVPGRMEQIHAPDQPLVAVDYAHTPDALDQALQALRPIAAERGGRLWCVFGCGGSRDRTKRPLMGAVAQQRADAVIVTSDNPRGETPADIIHEILQGTLAGRTVRAEVDRAAAIALALSEAGPRDVVLIAGKGHEDYQEAAGERRPFSDMSHAQAGLAARGGRAWA; encoded by the coding sequence ATGACGACGACCCCGCTGCTCACTTCGGTGCACGACGCCGTGCAATGGCTGGCCGCCCGGGTGACCGGTACGCTGCAGACCGACAGCCGGCTGATCCAGCCTGGCGACGGCTTCATCGCCTGGCCGGGCGCCGCCACCGATGGCCGCGCCCATGTGGGCGACGCACTGGCGCGTGGCGCCATGGCCTGCCTGGTCGAGCACGAAGGCATCGAGGCCTTCCATTTCGCCGACGCGCCGGTGGCCGCGCTGCGCGGGCTCAAGGCCATCACCGGGACGCTGGCGGCCGAGTGGTTCGGGCACCCCACCCAGTCGATCGACGTGCTGGCCGTGACCGGCACCAACGGCAAGACCAGCGTCAGCTGGTGGCTGGCCGATGCGCTCAACCTGCTGGCGCGCAACGAACTGGCGGCGCCCGGCGGCTGCGCGCTGATCGGCACGCTGGGTGCCGGCGTGCCGCCCGCGCTCGAATCCACCGGCCTCACCACGCCGGACCCGGTGCGCCTGCAGCGCGCCTTCGCTCATTTCACCAAAGAAGGCCATGTGGCCTGCGCGATCGAGGCGTCGTCCATCGGGCTGGCGGAGCACCGCCTGACCGGCACGCGGGTGCGGGCGGCCCTGTTCACCAATTTCACCCAGGACCACCTGGACTACCACCCGAGCATGGCCGCCTACTGGCAGGCCAAGAGCACCCTGTTCGACTGGCCCGGGCTGCAGATCGCCGTGGTCAACATCGACGACCGGCGCGGCGCCGAACTGCACGAGACGCTCTCCCAGCAGCCGCTGGACCTGTGGAGCGTCTCCCTTCAGGGGCCGGCGCGCCTGCAGGCGCGGGACATTGCCTGGGGCGATGGCGGCCTGTCGTTCACTGTGGCCGAGGGCGCGCAAAGCCACGTGCTGCAGACCCGGCTCATCGGCCACTACAACGTGGGCAACCTGCTGCTCGTGATGGCAACGCTGCGGGCGCTGGGCGTGCCGCTGGAACACGCGCTGTATGCCTGCGCACAGCTGTCGCCGGTGCCGGGCCGCATGGAGCAGATCCATGCGCCCGACCAGCCCCTGGTCGCCGTGGATTACGCCCACACGCCCGATGCCCTCGACCAGGCGTTGCAGGCGCTGCGCCCCATCGCGGCGGAACGCGGCGGTCGGCTGTGGTGCGTGTTCGGCTGCGGCGGCAGCCGCGACCGCACCAAGCGCCCCCTGATGGGCGCGGTCGCGCAGCAGCGTGCCGATGCGGTCATCGTCACCAGCGACAACCCGCGCGGCGAGACGCCTGCGGACATCATCCATGAGATCCTGCAGGGCACCCTGGCCGGGCGCACCGTCCGTGCCGAGGTCGATCGCGCCGCGGCCATCGCGCTCGCGCTGTCCGAGGCCGGCCCGCGGGACGTGGTCCTGATCGCCGGCAAGGGCCATGAGGATTACCAGGAGGCGGCGGGCGAGCGCAGGCCGTTCTCCGACATGTCCCACGCCCAGGCCGGACTGGCCGCCCGGGGAGGCCGTGCATGGGCATGA